In Panicum virgatum strain AP13 chromosome 5K, P.virgatum_v5, whole genome shotgun sequence, the genomic window TCACGGTGGcaaatatttacaaaaacaCCCCTCCAGAGTTCCCTCTTCTCCTATTTGATCCTCTCTCTGCTAGATGTTGCCACGGTGGCAAATATTTAAAAAACACCCCTCCAGAATTCCATCTTCTTCTATTTGAtcctctcacacacacaaaaTTGAGTAAATATTTGATAGTTTAGGGACTTAGATAAAATCTCGGGACAAATTTGGGGACATGTGGTGCAATTTATTCATAGAATTATTTCGTTTCGATAGATTCCTTATATTCTTTGTTTTTACGCGAGTAAAATCCCAATATTCATCGACTAGTATAAATGTGAAAAAAATGGAACAATGCAAAAATCATGTTGACGAAAAAGCCCATTTGAGCCTGGGAGCCCgggctatctttttttttttttgagagcagGCTATCTCTTGTTCTGGCCGCCACAGCTCTGTGCTCACAAGTCGCAACGGCCGAGTCGAATGCGAGACGGGAACACAAACAGATAGcacgccgcgggcgccgccatGGAAGCCTCGTCGTCCTTGCCGATGCTCGCCGCCTCCAGCTTCCTCCACCCGCCGCAGCTGCTGGCGCCGACATGCCCCCGCCGGGCCGTCCCCTTCGTCCGCGCGGCCGCGCAGGCACTAGAAGCGCCGGAGGCGCCCAAGGCCCCGCGGCCGTCGCCCAGGCGCAGCGCCGTCGCCGAGGTCAAGGCCTGCCCCGACCCCGTAGCCGCGCTGAACAGGTACTCCCAGGCACCGCTCGTTGCTGTAAACTTTCAACTCCCAGAAATTGTCCGCATCAGCTGTGGACTACGCGATTAGTTTTTGCTACCAAATGAGGGGACTAAAATTCGCAGGCTCTGCTTCCATTGGCAGAGACAAGATAACTAATAGAATGTTAGGAATTAGGAAGGTTCAGTCACTAGTTCAGCGCTGctggatttgaattgaaattgaAGCATGCAAATTACGCCCTCGTTTGCAGGTTTGAGGATGTGCTGCAGACACAGGACTGCAACATAATCTTGCGCCACTGTGGGGACACCAGGCGCTGGGATGACCTCTCTAAGGTAGTGTTCAGGGACTCCGCATTCTCTGATTAGTTCATGCTCCGGAAGAGTGGGACTAGCGAGGAGAGTTGCCGATAAAAAGCAAGCCACTGAACTTTGTGTGTTTCAGGTCTTTGAGTGGATGCAGGAGCGCGAGATGACCAACGTTGCTTCCTATAGTAGTTACTTCAAGTACCTTGGACTGAGTCGTGACCCCGCGAGGGCACTGCAAGTGTACGGTGCCATCCAAGACCGCCTGATGCGGGTTCACGTCTCCGTCTGTAATTCGGTTCTTGGGTGCTTGGTGAAGAATGGGAGGTTTGATAGCAGCTTCAAGCTCTATGACGAGATGATACGCGAAGGTCTATCACCTGATCCGTTCACCTACAGTACAGTACGGGACTATGACCCTTTTCTTTTCTGTCAACATTTGTGATATGTACCCCATTTTTTAATGGCTAGGAGGGCATGGATTTTGAAATAACTCTCTTGTATTGTTTCAGCTGCTATCAGGGTGCATGAAGTTGAAGCAGGGTTACACTAAGGCAATGGGATTGATCAATGAGATGAAATCCCGTGGTCTTCAGATGGATAGTGTAATATATGGCACTCTTCTGGCAATATGTGCATCTCATAACTACTGTGAGGAGGCTGAAGTATATTTTCAGAAAATGAAAGATGAAGGCCATAGTCCTAATCTGTTCCATTACAGCTCCCTGCTGAATGCATATTCAGAAAATGCTGATTATGGAAAAGCTGAGATGTTGATGAAAGATCTGAGGTCCTCTGGATTAACACCAAATAAggtcatttttcttcttcttgttcaatGATCATTTGTTAGTTAGCTTGAATGTATATTCTTTAGCAATATGCCTAAGGATATCTGCACATAAGTAGGGGAAGGGTCAGCAAACTCTATCTAGTTTCTACCAGAATTTACCATTACCTACATTATCTGTTGAACAGACTTGGCTGACATGGATTAAAGTGGCATAGAGATTGGAGAGCACTGGTGCTCCTGAATGTTTCTAAATAGCATCTTCACATTGTTATTGTCACCTTTTTTTCCTCAaatatgcaggagagctgcatatcattgcattaagaagaggaaaaaggcCAAAATAAGTTACACACACCACTACGCACCCAAGACACACGCCACTGCCCACCTGTTTCTTTTTTGAACTCCTATACAGCTTTACCTGCACTCAAGGAGTTTATTGTATTACACTTGCAGGTTATTTTGACCACTTTATTAAAGGTGTATTCTAAAGGCGGTATCTTTGAGAAGGCTAAGGAGCTGCTAACTGAACTGGAAGCCTCTGGCTTTGCTCAGGATGAGGTAAAACATGTGCTCTGACACAGGAGTACCTTGTGGGCACGCTTGCATGGTCCCTTAAATTGATCAGATTTATATTTATGCTTTGGTCCATGTTATCATAATTCCTTAATCCTTACTGCGTCCAGATGCCATACTGTATATTGATTGATGGCCTTGTCAAAGGCGGGAAGATAGAGGAAGCACAGATGCTATTTAGTGAAATGAAAGGAAAAGGTGTCAAATCTGGTATGGTATATAGCTGGGTAACAAATTAAATTATCTTACTTTTCTAGTTTCTTGTTATAAATATACAGATATGATTTTTTATGATATACCTTTTTTTTGCGCTATAAATATGTGATCCCAGCGACTAGCTCCTGCCAATAGATTATTATATGGTTCACTCACTGTGTACATGTTGACTAGCTGAAATTAAGCACCTCGAATTTTATTTAAGTTTCCTCTAAGAAAGTTATGCTGCATGGTTTTGTTACCTGCATGCTCCTATTTAGTGTGTTCTAGCTTTCCCGCTTCAGGTTGTGTTGAGGAGTCTTATGTGGCATAGTATGTGGTAATATAATGATTTTCTGGAGCTTTACCCAAGCACTCTCATGCTAATTTCTTGTCCTCATGTTGACTATTTGTATCTTATTGACATTTTCTGAGGTGCTTATCTTCTGGTCTCTGCAGATGGTTATGCATTTAGTATCATGATTTCAGCATTACACAGAGGTGGTCATCATCAAGAATCAAAACAACTTGCAAAAGAATTTGAGACTGAGAATGCATCATATGATCTGGTTATGCTTAATACATCACTGCGCACTTACTGCAGCACAAATGATATGGAGAGTGTAATGGGGATGCTAAAGAAAATGGATGAATTGAACATATCACCTGATAATATTACATTTAATACCTTGATAAGGTACTTCTGCAATGCAAAGGTTTATCACCTAGCATACAAGACGATTGAAGATATGCATACAAAGGGTCATCAATTGAATGAGGTACTTTTTGTTCTCGTACTCTTGATCCATTTGATGCATCATTCCTGAGTTCTATCCTAAATCAAACCTCAGCTATCACATCCTTGGTATTCTGTTCATTCTTGAGTTTTGTATTCTGCATGGGATTATAATTACCTCTTTCGTATGCGCAGAACAAGTGCGAATACGCAATTAAAGGCTTAGATGGTTTTTGTAATTTGATTGGTTAATCTTGTTATCATCAAAGTATTTGGAGCATACTCAAATAGTTCTTCATTATATTATGTCTTAACATTTTCCATTGTTGACTG contains:
- the LOC120709562 gene encoding pentatricopeptide repeat-containing protein At1g10910, chloroplastic-like, whose protein sequence is MEASSSLPMLAASSFLHPPQLLAPTCPRRAVPFVRAAAQALEAPEAPKAPRPSPRRSAVAEVKACPDPVAALNRFEDVLQTQDCNIILRHCGDTRRWDDLSKVFEWMQEREMTNVASYSSYFKYLGLSRDPARALQVYGAIQDRLMRVHVSVCNSVLGCLVKNGRFDSSFKLYDEMIREGLSPDPFTYSTLLSGCMKLKQGYTKAMGLINEMKSRGLQMDSVIYGTLLAICASHNYCEEAEVYFQKMKDEGHSPNLFHYSSLLNAYSENADYGKAEMLMKDLRSSGLTPNKVILTTLLKVYSKGGIFEKAKELLTELEASGFAQDEMPYCILIDGLVKGGKIEEAQMLFSEMKGKGVKSDGYAFSIMISALHRGGHHQESKQLAKEFETENASYDLVMLNTSLRTYCSTNDMESVMGMLKKMDELNISPDNITFNTLIRYFCNAKVYHLAYKTIEDMHTKGHQLNEELCSHVMVQLGKAGFPSEAFSVYNMLRYSKRTVHKSLHEKALGILVSAELLKDAYIVVKDNAELISPSSLEKFARSFMVSGNINLINDVMKALNRSGWRVSQDIFGRAIQRYIRKPDKKHLLLCLLDWMTGQGYSVDSSSRNLLLKNAQLFGQNQLIAEILSKQQTASRTIGQRHKK